From the genome of Vicia villosa cultivar HV-30 ecotype Madison, WI linkage group LG2, Vvil1.0, whole genome shotgun sequence, one region includes:
- the LOC131653861 gene encoding alpha-L-fucosidase 1-like produces MKPRFTFSIKTQLLLFLYYSSLIHFSSTLKPPPLPILPLPNSFQLQWQNDQMSIFFHFGTNTFTDAEWGSGHADPTIFNPTNLNASQWIHVVKESGFSRVLLTAKHHDGFCLWPSEYTDYSVRSSGWRNGKGDVVAEVADAAREAGVGFGVYLSPWDRHEECYGDTLRYNEHYLAQMNELLTRYGEIKDVFLDGAKGGGEKNMKYFFESWFSLIHQLQPGAIIFSDSGPDTRWVGNENGVAGSTCWSLFNSSVIQIGGGDNDPRYQSQGDPFGSEWVPALCDVSIRPGWFWHASEHPKSAKKLLEIYYKSVGRNCKLLLNVPPNSSGLISPEDIQVLREFRELRRSIFSHNLAASAFLNASSTRGGIRDSRFSPYKVLEEDIQTYWAPEENQSKWILYINLKELVSFSVLKLQEPIHMGQRVIQFHLEALNRDGFWKRVVNGTTIGYQRLLLFQKLKSQYLKLVVDKSRADPLISYLGIYLDPVTVLSEDMPGKKSGTYFNGTQVLRSITNNSFRSASM; encoded by the exons ATGAAACCAAGATTCACATTCTCCATCAAAACCCAACTACTCCTCTTTCTCTATTATTCTTCTCTAATCCACTTCTCATCAACCCTCAAACCACCCCCACTTCCAATTCTACCCCTCCCAAATTCCTTCCAGCTCCAATGGCAAAACGACCAAATGTCCATTTTCTTCCACTTCGGAACCAACACCTTCACCGACGCCGAATGGGGTTCCGGACACGCCGACCCAACCATCTTCAACCCTACCAACCTCAACGCGTCTCAGTGGATTCACGTTGTCAAAGAATCTGGATTCTCTCGGGTTCTGTTAACAGCGAAACATCATGATGGGTTTTGCTTGTGGCCGTCTGAGTACACTGATTATTCTGTGCGGTCGAGTGGTTGGAGAAACGGGAAGGGTGATGTGGTGGCTGAAGTTGCGGATGCTGCTAGAGAGGCTGGTGTTGGGTTTGGGGTTTATCTTTCGCCGTGGGATCGGCATGAGGAGTGTTATGGGGATACTTTGCGGTATAATGAGCATTATTTGGCACAAATGAATGAGTTACTTACTAG GTATGGGGAAATAAAGGACGTTTTTCTTGATGGTGCGAAAGGAGGAGGAGAGAAGAACATGAAATATTTCTTTGAGAGTTGGTTTTCTCTCATTCACCAACTTCAACCAGGTGCCATCATTTTCTCCGATTCCGGTCCTGACACGAGGTGGGTTGGTAATGAAAATGGAGTTGCTGGATCCACTTGTTGGTCTCTTTTCAACAGTTCCGTCATTCAAATTGGCGGCGGTGACAACGATCCTCG ATACCAAAGTCAAGGAGATCCATTTGGTTCTGAATGGGTGCCTGCTCTTTGTGATGTCTCTATCAGACCTGGTTGGTTTTGGCATGCTTCAGAACATCCAAAATCTGCAAAGAAACTACTCGAAATATACTATAAATCGGTCGGTCGAAACTGTAAGCTATTACTGAACGTCCCCCCAAATTCTTCAGGTCTTATTTCCCCCGAGGATATCCAAGTTCTTCGAGAGTTCAGAGAACTTCGTCGCTCCATATTTTCCCATAATTTGGCTGCAAGCGCTTTCCTTAATGCAAGCAGCACAAGAGGAGGAATCCGAGATTCTCGGTTTAGTCCCTACAAAGTTCTTGAAGAAGATATACAAACTTATTGGGCTCCTGAGGAGAACCAATCTAAATGGATATTGTACATAAATCTCAAAGAACTAGTATCCTTTAGTGTTCTGAAACTTCAAGAACCTATTCATATGGGACAAAGGGTGATTCAGTTTCATCTCGAGGCACTGAACCGAGACGGTTTTTGGAAGAGAGTTGTAAATGGCACTACAATTGGATATCAGAGGCTGTTGCTGTTTCAAAAACTAAAATCTCAGTATTTGAAGCTAGTTGTTGACAAGTCTAGGGCAGACCCTTTGATATCTTACTTAGGAATCTACTTGGATCCAGTTACAGTTTTGAGTGAGGACATGCCTGGTAAAAAATCCGGTACCTATTTCAACGGAACTCAAGTTCTTCGCAGTATCACGAATAATAGTTTTCGAAGTGCTTCAATGTAA
- the LOC131653862 gene encoding serine carboxypeptidase-like, which produces MASSSSSLNFLKMCLSFPMLLFFLFSISPSFSSPTASSLGNLQAENLIRGLNLFPKDSINTPQNDPHNAPGNIVEKKFTFPGFSHSGLSVDELGHHAGYYRLPNTKAARMFYFFFESRNKKDDPVVIWLTGGPGCSSEIAMFYENGPFQFSKNLSLVWNEYGWDKASNILFVDQPTGTGFSYTTDDTDIRHDEDGVSNDLYDFLQAFFKEHPQFTKNDFYITGESYAGHYIPAFASRVHQGNKAKEGIHINLKGFAIGNGLTNPEIQYKAYTDFALDNGLINKFEHDRINKLVPPCQKAIEACGTKGGEACMTARRICSGIFNDIMEIAGNINYYDIRKQCEGSLCYDFSNVETFLNMDTVRKALGVGDLEFVSCSSTVYSAMMEDWMKNLEVGIPALLEDGIKLLVYAGEEDLICNWLGNSRWVDAMEWSGQKEFEKSPITPYLVDRKESGSLKTHGPLAFLKVKEAGHMVPMDQPKAALQMLQDWMQGKLVRTKGGDNVSPI; this is translated from the exons atggcatcatcatcatcatccttaaACTTCCTCAAAATGTGTCTGTCTTTCCCAAtgttgttgttcttcctcttctccatttCACCTTCATTCTCATCTCCAACTGCATCATCCTTGGGAAACTTACAAGCAGAAAATCTCATAAGAGGACTTAATCTTTTTCCAAAAGATTCCATTAACACACCACAGAATGATCCTCATAATGCTCCTGGAAATATCGTCGAGAAGAAGTTCACTTTTCCTGGTTTTTCTCATTCTGGTCTTTCTGTTGATGAACTCGGTCATCATGCAGGGTATTATCGTCTTCCTAATACCAAAGCCGCAAG GATGTTCTATTTTTTCTTCGAATCTCGGAACAAGAAAGACGACCCTGTTGTTATATGGTTAACCGGAGGTCCAGGATGCAGTAGTGAAATTGCTATGTTTTATGAAAATGGTCCTTTTCAGTTTTCCAAGAACCTGTCCCTTGTTTGGAATGAATATGGATGGGATAAG gcatcaaatattttatttgtagACCAACCAACTGGAACAGGTTTCAGCTATACCACCGATGATACCGACATTCGTCACGACGAAGACGGTGTTAGCAATGATCTGTACGACTTCTTGCAG GCATTTTTCAAGGAACATCCTCAGTTCACTAAGAACGACTTTTATATTACCGGAGAATCGTATGCTGGACATTACATTCCAGCTTTTGCATCAAGGGTTCACCAAGGAAACAAAGCAAAAGAAGGAATTCATATAAATCTTaag GGTTTTGCTATTGGTAATGGATTAACCAATCCTGAAATTCAGTACAAGGCATATACAGATTTTGCATTAGACAacggattaattaataaatttgaaCATGACAGAATCAATAAGTTGGTTCCACCATGTCAAAAAGCTATAGAGGCTTGTG GGACTAAAGGCGGAGAAGCGTGCATGACTGCAAGGAGAATTTGCAGTGGCATATTCAATGACATCATGGAAATCGCCGGCAACATTAAT TACTATGACATTAGAAAACAATGTGAGGGAAGTCTTTGTTATGACTTCTCCAATGTGGAGACATTCTTGAACATGGATACAGTCAGAAAAGCTTTAGGTGTTGGGGACTTGGAATTTGTTTCTTGTAGTAGCACAGTATACAGTGCCATGATGGAGGATTGGATGAAAAATCTTGAAGTTGGTATTCCTGCTCTTCTTGAGGATGGAATCAAGTTGCTTGTGTATGCTGGAGAAGAAGATCTCATTTGCAATTGGCTTG GGAATTCAAGGTGGGTTGATGCCATGGAGTGGTCAGGTCAAAAAGAATTTGAGAAGTCTCCTATAACACCATATTTGGTTGATAGAAAAGAATCGGGAAGTCTGAAAACCCATGGACCTCTTGCTTTCCTCAAG GTGAAAGAGGCTGGTCACATGGTTCCTATGGATCAACCAAAAGCTGCACTTCAGATGTTACAAGATTGGATGCAAGGGAAACTAGTAAGGACAAAGGGAGGAGATAATGTTTCTCCTATATGA
- the LOC131651308 gene encoding uncharacterized protein LOC131651308, with product MVVLEQEMAVQNQPNACENDEFHNLGNFQRNNPPTFKGMYDPDGSQTWLKEIERIFCEIDYSETRKVRFGTHMLAEEADIWWINVRQVLETSGKMITWVVFCREFMRKYFLEYVREKKAIEYLELKQGSSSVTEYVVKFMELVKFYPHYSKATADFPKCIKFKNGLRLEIKQAIGYQQTRKFP from the exons ATGGTGGTACTAGAGCAG GAAATG GCTGTGCAGAATCAGCCTAATGCTTGTGAGAACGATGAGTTCCATAATCTGGGAAATTTTCAAAGGAACAACCCGCCTACTTTTAAGGGTATGTATGATCCTGATGGATCGCAGACTTGGCTCAAAGAGATTGAGAGGATCTTCTGTGAGATAGACTATTCTGAAACTCGTAAGGTACGGTTTGGCACGCATATGCTGGCTGAGGAGGCTGATATTTGGTGGATCAATGTCCGTCAAGTGCTAGAAACTTCAGGAAAAATGATTACTTGGGTTGTGTTTTGTAGAGAATTTATGAGGAAATACTTTTTGGAATATGTTCGCGAGAAGAAGGCGATTGAATATCTAGAGCTGAAACAAGGGAGTTCATCTGTTACTGAGTATGTTGTCAAGTTCATGGAATTGGTGAAGTTCTATCCTCATTACAGTAAGGCAACTGCTGATTTCCCAAAGTGTATCAAGTTTAAGAATGGTTTGCGTTTGGAGATCAAGCAAGCTATTGGTTATCAACAGACCCGCAAGTTTCCATAG